A section of the Aphelocoma coerulescens isolate FSJ_1873_10779 unplaced genomic scaffold, UR_Acoe_1.0 HiC_scaffold_60, whole genome shotgun sequence genome encodes:
- the LOC138102018 gene encoding olfactory receptor 14J1-like isoform X2: MSNSSSISHFLLLPLADTRQLQLLHFCLFLGISLAALLGSGLIISAVACGQHLHSPMFFFLLSLALTDLGSICTTVPKAMHNSLWGTSHISYSACAAQVFFFAFFISAEFAFLTIMCYDRYVSICKPLHYGTLLGSRACAHMAAAAWASAFLTALLHTANTFSLPLCQGNALGQFFCEIPHILKLSCSHSSSLRELGVSVFTTSVAFGCFVFMVFSYVQIFRAVLRIPSEQGRHKAFSTCLPHLAVLSLFLSTAMFAHLKPPSISSPSLDLALSLLYSMVPPALNPLIYSLRNQELKDALRKMMT; this comes from the coding sequence atgtccaacagcagctccatcagccacttcctcctgctgccattggcagacacgcggcagctgcagctcctgcacttctgcctcttcctgggcatctccctggctgccctcctgggcagcggcctcatcatcagcgccgtagcctgcggccagcacctgcacagccccatgttcttcttcctgctcagcctggccctcaccgacctgggctccatctgcaccactgtccccaaggccatgcacaattccctctggggcaccagccacatctcctactcagcatgtgctgctcaggtgtttttctttgcctttttcatctcagcagagtttGCATTTCTCAccatcatgtgctacgaccgctacgtgtccatctgcaaacccctgcactacgggaccctcctgggcagcagagcttgtgcccacatggcagcagctgcctgggccagtgcctttctcactgctctgctgcacacggccaatacattttccctgcccctgtgccagggcaatgccctgggccagttcttctgtgaaatcccacacatcctcaagctctcctgctcacactCCAGCTCACTCAGGGAACTTGGGGTTTCTGTCTTCACTACCTCCGTAGCCTTTGGGTGTTTTGTGTTCAtggttttctcctatgtgcagatcttcagggccgtgctgaggatcccctctgagcagggacggcacaaagccttttccacgtgcctccctcacctggctgtgctctccctgttcctcagcactgccatgtttgctcacctgaagcccccctccatctcctccccatccctggatctgGCCCTGTCACTTCTGTACTCGatggtgcctccagccctgaaccccctcatctacagcctgaggaaccaggagctcaaggatgccttgaggaaaatgatgacttGA
- the LOC138102031 gene encoding olfactory receptor 14J1-like, whose protein sequence is MSNSSSISHFLLLPLADTRQLQLLHFCLFLGISLAALLANGLIISAVACGHHLHSPMFFFLLNLALTDLGSICTTVPKAMHNSLWGTSHISYSACAAQVFFFLFFISAEYFLLTVMCYDRYVSICKPLHYGTLLGSRACAHMAAAAWASAFLYALLHTANTFSLPLCQGNALGQFFCEIPHILKLSCSHSSSLRELGLLAVSICLAFGCFVFMVFSYVQIFRAVLRIPSEQGRHKAFSTCLPHLAVLSLFLSTAIFAYLKPPSISSPSLDLALSLLYSVLPPALNPLIYSLRNQELKAAVWTLMAGPFKKH, encoded by the coding sequence atgtccaacagcagctccatcagccacttcctcctgctgccattggcagacacgcggcagctgcagctcctgcacttctgcctcttcctgggcatctccctggctgccctcctggccaacggcctcatcatcagcgccgtAGCCTGCGGccaccacctgcacagccccatgttcttcttcctgctcaacctggccctcaccgacctgggctccatctgcaccactgtccccaaggccatgcacaattccctctggggcaccagccacatctcctactcagcatgtgctgctcaggtgtttttctttctgttcttcatttcAGCAGAGTATTTTCTCCTCACCgtcatgtgctacgaccgctacgtgtccatctgcaaacccctgcactacgggaccctcctgggcagcagagcttgtgcccacatggcagcagctgcctgggccagcgCCTTTCTCtatgctctgctgcacacggccaatacattttccctgcccctgtgccagggcaatgccctgggccagttcttctgtgaaatcccacacatcctcaagctctcctgctcacactccagctccctcagggaacttgggcttCTTGCAGTTAGTATCTGTTTAgcctttggctgttttgtgttcatggttttctcctatgtgcagatcttcagggccgtgctgaggatcccctctgagcagggacggcacaaagccttttccacgtgcctccctcacctggccgtgctctccctgttcctcagcactgccatTTTTGcctacctgaagcccccctccatctcctccccatccctggatctgGCCCTGTCGCttctgtactcggtgctgcctccagccctgaaccccctcatctacagcctgaggaaccaggagctcaaggCTGCAGTGTGGACACTGATGGCTGGACCATTTAAGAAACATTAA
- the LOC138102018 gene encoding olfactory receptor 14J1-like isoform X1, which yields MTDLNVQRQEMSNSSSISHFLLLPLADTRQLQLLHFCLFLGISLAALLGSGLIISAVACGQHLHSPMFFFLLSLALTDLGSICTTVPKAMHNSLWGTSHISYSACAAQVFFFAFFISAEFAFLTIMCYDRYVSICKPLHYGTLLGSRACAHMAAAAWASAFLTALLHTANTFSLPLCQGNALGQFFCEIPHILKLSCSHSSSLRELGVSVFTTSVAFGCFVFMVFSYVQIFRAVLRIPSEQGRHKAFSTCLPHLAVLSLFLSTAMFAHLKPPSISSPSLDLALSLLYSMVPPALNPLIYSLRNQELKDALRKMMT from the coding sequence atgacaGACCTCAATGTCCAGAGGCAggaaatgtccaacagcagctccatcagccacttcctcctgctgccattggcagacacgcggcagctgcagctcctgcacttctgcctcttcctgggcatctccctggctgccctcctgggcagcggcctcatcatcagcgccgtagcctgcggccagcacctgcacagccccatgttcttcttcctgctcagcctggccctcaccgacctgggctccatctgcaccactgtccccaaggccatgcacaattccctctggggcaccagccacatctcctactcagcatgtgctgctcaggtgtttttctttgcctttttcatctcagcagagtttGCATTTCTCAccatcatgtgctacgaccgctacgtgtccatctgcaaacccctgcactacgggaccctcctgggcagcagagcttgtgcccacatggcagcagctgcctgggccagtgcctttctcactgctctgctgcacacggccaatacattttccctgcccctgtgccagggcaatgccctgggccagttcttctgtgaaatcccacacatcctcaagctctcctgctcacactCCAGCTCACTCAGGGAACTTGGGGTTTCTGTCTTCACTACCTCCGTAGCCTTTGGGTGTTTTGTGTTCAtggttttctcctatgtgcagatcttcagggccgtgctgaggatcccctctgagcagggacggcacaaagccttttccacgtgcctccctcacctggctgtgctctccctgttcctcagcactgccatgtttgctcacctgaagcccccctccatctcctccccatccctggatctgGCCCTGTCACTTCTGTACTCGatggtgcctccagccctgaaccccctcatctacagcctgaggaaccaggagctcaaggatgccttgaggaaaatgatgacttGA